Proteins co-encoded in one Erinaceus europaeus chromosome 2, mEriEur2.1, whole genome shotgun sequence genomic window:
- the RANBP10 gene encoding ran-binding protein 10 isoform X5 has translation MQRYMGIGLSAQGVNMNRLPGIAFTDLPANLYPTVGLQTPGEIVDANFGQQPFLFDIEDYMREWRTKVQGTVHCFPISARLGEWQAVLQNMVSSYLVHHGYCATATAFARMTETPIQEEQASIKNRQKIQRLVLEGRVGEAIETTQRFYPGLLEHNPNLLFMLKCRQFVEMVNGTDSEVRSLSSRSPKSQDSYPGSPSLSPRHGPSSSHMHNTGADSPSCSNGVASTKSKQNHSKYPAPSSSSSSSSSSSSSSPSSVNYSESNSTDSTKSQHHSSTSNQETSDSEMEMEAEHYPNGVLESMSTRIVNGAYKHEELQTDESSMDDGHSRRQLCGGNQAATERIILFGRELQALSEQLGQEYGKNLAHTEMLQDAFSLLAYSDPWSCPVGQQLDPIQREPVCAALNSAILESQNLPKQPPLMLALGQASECLRLMARAGLGSCSFARVDDYLH, from the exons GTATAGCCTTCACAGACCTTCCA gcCAATCTCTACCCCACTGTAGGCCTGCAAACACCTGGGGAGATTGTGGATGCCAACTTTGGGCAGCAGCCCTTCCTGTTTGACATTGAGGACTACATGAGGGAGTGGCGTACCAAGGTCCAGGGCACTGTCCACTGCTTCCCCATCAGTGCCCGGCTTGGCGAGTGGCAGGCAGTGCTGCAAAA CATGGTCTCATCTTACCTGGTGCATCATGGGTATTGTGCCACAGCCACCGCTTTTGCCAGAATGACTGAAACCCCGATTCAGGAAGAACAAGCATCCATAAAGAACAGACAAA AGATCCAGAGGCTGGTGCTCGAAGGCCGTGTGGGTGAGGCCATTGAGACCACACAACGCTTCTACCCAGGGCTGCTGGAACACAACCCCAACCTGCTCTTCATGCTCAA GTGCCGACAGTTTGTGGAGATGGTGAATGGGACCGACAGTGAGGTCCGCAGCTTGAGCTCCCGAAGCCCCAAGTCCCAGGACAGCTACCCTGgctcccccagcctcagcccccgaCACGGCCCCAGTAGTTCCCACATGCACAACACAG GAGCAGATAGCCCCAGTTGTAGCAATGGTGTTGCATCGACCAAGAGCAAACAGAATCACAGTAAATACCCTGCACCCagctcatcatcatcatcttcctcaTCCTCGTCCTCCTCGTCCCCATCCTCTGTCAACTACTCCGAGTCTAATTCAACAGATTccaccaagtcccagcaccacagcaGCACCAGTAACCAGGAGACCAG CGACagtgagatggagatggaggCAGAGCATTACCCCAATGGTGTACTTGAGAGCATGTCCACACGCATTGTCAATGGTGCCTACAAGCATGAGGAACTGCAGACAGATGAATCCAGCATGG ATGACGGGCATTCTCGGCGGCAGCTGTGTGGGGGCAACCAGGCTGCCACAGAAAGGATTATCCTGTTTGGCCGTgagttgcaggcactgagtgagcaGCTGGGCCAAGAGTATGGCAAGAATTTGGCTCATACAGAGATGTTGCAG GATGCCTTTAGCCTGCTGGCATACTCAGATCCCTGGAGCTGCCCAGTTGGTCAGCAGCTTGACCCCATCCAGAGGGAGCCTGTGTGTGCAGCTCTCAACAGCGCCATTTTAG AGTCTCAGAACCTGCCAAAGCAGCCCCCTTTAATGCTCGCCCTGGGCCAGGCATCTGAATGTCTACGGCTTATGGCCCGAGCAGGCCTGGGATCTTGCTCCTTTGCCAGAGTTGACGACTACTTGCACTAG